Below is a genomic region from Candidatus Dormiibacterota bacterium.
CGCCGTCTCCAAGACGGTCGCCGCCGAGCGGGTCGCCGAGGCGGTGGCGGCGGGGGTGAACGACCTCGGCGAGAACCGGGTCCAGGAGGCGGCGGCGAAGCGGCCGCAGCTGCCCGACGGGGTGCGCTGGCACATGGTCGGTCACCTCCAGACCAACAAGGCGGCGCGGGCGGCGGCCACCTTCGCGGTGGTCCATTCGGTCGACAGCGTCCGGCTCGCCGAGGCGCTGGCGGCGCGCCGCCCGGCCGGCCTGGGCGAGCTCGAGGTGCTCGTCGAGGTCGAGCTGACCGGCCTGCCGGGGCACACCGGCGTCGCCGCCGCGGAGCTGGAGGGGACGGTGAGGGCGATCGCGGAGCTCGGCGGTCTCCGCCTGCGCGGGCTGATGACGATGGCCCCGCCGGTCGCCGAGCCGGAGCGGGCGCGGCCGACCTTCGCGACCCTGCGCCGGCTCCGGGACGAGGTGGAGCAGCGCTGCGGCCACGCCCTCCCGGAACTGAGCATGGGGATGAGCGGGGACTTCGAGGTGGCGGTGGAGGAGGGGGCGACGGTGGTTCGCCTCGGCCGGGCGATCTTCGGCGAGCGCCCGCCGCGCGCGACCGCCGGCGCCGGGACGGCGCGGTCAGCCTGACTCGCGATCCCCTCGCTGCCCGGCGGGCGGGCTCTCCGCCCTCTCGTCCTGCTGCAGCGCCTTGATCGCCTCCTCCGACCTCTCCTCGACCCCGACGAGGCGGGGGTCGGCCCCCTCGACCACGCGGATCAGCTCGTCGAGCTTG
It encodes:
- a CDS encoding YggS family pyridoxal phosphate-dependent enzyme; protein product: MPSTADAVAAARERIAAAAERAGRDPASVRLVAVSKTVAAERVAEAVAAGVNDLGENRVQEAAAKRPQLPDGVRWHMVGHLQTNKAARAAATFAVVHSVDSVRLAEALAARRPAGLGELEVLVEVELTGLPGHTGVAAAELEGTVRAIAELGGLRLRGLMTMAPPVAEPERARPTFATLRRLRDEVEQRCGHALPELSMGMSGDFEVAVEEGATVVRLGRAIFGERPPRATAGAGTARSA